CGCCGATCGACTGGCTGAAATCGTTTCCAGACCGATCAGGGCACAGGCGCACTCGGCAAAATACACGCCTCCCAGCAGCAAACCATCCTGAATTAAACGGCGATCGAGTTTGCGAAGCCAGGGGGCAACGGCAATGGCAGCAATACCGAAGCGAATTGCCAGAATCGTACCGGGCGAAAGGCTACCTAGCGTATGCTTGAGCAGCGAAAAAGACGTACCCCAGATGATCGTCGTAAGAATTAGTAAGAGAATGCCTTTGCTGTGGGATGAGCGAAGCGTAAATGTCATAACTGCGCCAATGGATCGATCACAAACTGACCGACGAAATTTACCGTTCCCCACATACCCTAGTTCCTGACACTGAAGACAACAATCTGCGGCTTGAATAGCCATCCATCGATCGCGTTAATAGATGAACGTCCCGGGCTGGAGTGGCTTCTGCGATAATTCAGGCAGATTGGGGCTGGATATTGAGGATTAGACAGCATGGGATCTCAGCGTCATCAGTTAAAGCTTTCCCAACTGCAAATGCTGATTGCGGTTGCCAACTGCGGCAGTTTCAGCGAGGCAGCCTTGCAGCTTCAAATGTCCCAGTCTGCGATCAGTCATGCAATTTCGACGCTGGAGGAAGATCTGGGCGTAAGCTTGTTCTCGCGAGGACGCTACGGCGCAATTCTGACTCCCGTGGGTGAGCAGGTGGTCGATCGCGCCCGTCAAATTTTTTACCTGATCGACGACATTCAAAAGCAGGCAGATTTATCTAAAGGTTTGCGGGGCGGACAGGTTCGTATCTCCGCGTTTCGCAGTGCAGCCACCCACATTCTGCCCGAAGCGATCGCGGAATTTTGTCGTTGCTATCCCGCCGTTGCCGTTCGGATCGCGGAATATGACGATCGCGATGATGTCGAAGATGATTTGCGGGAAGGACGGGCGGATATTGGCATTACCTACCTGCCAACCGGCGAAGAGTTTGAAACCTGGGAACTGATGCGGGACGAATTTGTAGTGCTGCTGCCGCCGGAGTTTCGGTCATCGGGCAAACTGAGCTGGGATGAACTGAGCAACTTTGCCTTAATCATGGCACCGGACGGAGACGGCTGCGACGCAATGGTGTACGCACATGGCGCAAAATACGGCGCAACCCTGAATCCCACCTATCAGGTTCGATCGGACTCCACGATCGTCAGCATGGTGGCGAAGGGCCTGGGGGCTGCGATTAGCCCACGCCTTGCGGCTGAACCGATTCCCGCAGGAGTCCAGGTCTACAGCCTGCCCGTACCGCTGTTTAGAACTATTAGCATTGCCATCCTGAAAAAATCCCTGCTGACCCCACCTGCCTTTGCCCTGCTTGATTTGCTAAAAAGTAAGGCACTTATGGGGATTTATTAATCGCGATCGCTTTGAAATTTTTAGCTCAGAGCTGTGACTTCCTTCTGCTGCTGATAGATCTGTTTGAAGCGGTTCTGCTGAACTTTGTGATCGACGATCGGGGCAGGATATCCGCTTCGCTGGCGGTCGTAGGAGCCAATCTTGCCCGTGACTAATTCTCCGGTGTCAATGCTCCTCAGTTCTGGCAGGTATTCCCGGATGTATTCCGCTTCCGGGTCGAATTTCTGTGCCTGACTTGCCGGATTAAAGATCCGCAGCGGTTTCGGGTCCATGCCGCTGGAAGCCGTCCATTGCCAGCCGCCGTTATTGGCAGATAGATCGCCATCCACCAGCTTTTGCATGAAATACTTCTCGCCCAGTCGCGGATCGACCAGCAAATCCTTCACCAGAAAACTGGCGACGATCATGCGGCAGCGGTTGTGCATCCAGCCGATCGTATTCATTTGACGCATCGCAGCATCGACGATCGGGTATCCGGTTCGCCCTTCGCACCATGCCTGAAAATAATCGTCGCGGTTTTCCCACGGGAAGTTCTTAAACGAGTCGCGGTATGCCCCTTCCGCCAGTTCCGGGAAGCTGTACATCGCGTGCTGATAAAACTCTCGCCAGGCAAGTTCCTGCTGCCAGGACTGGACATTTTCGCGCGTCTCATCGCTGCGGCTGTCCGCATAAACCCGCTCCGTTGCCTCCCAAACGGTTCTGATGCCGATCGTCCCAAACTTCAATGCCGCACTGAGCTGAGACGTGCCCCGCACTGAAGGGAAATTGCGCTGTTCGCCGTATTCCGTCAGCGAGTCGTGGCAGAATTCCTCCAGCCGTGCCACTGCCGCACTCGTACCGGGAGCCAAAGGCAGTACGTCCACATCCCAGACAAAGCCCAGTTCCTTTGCAGTGGGAAGGGCAATCGTCCCCACCGTCTGAGCTGCCTGCTGTTCCGCTTCCGTTAAACCCTGTGCCCCTTCCAGATTCAACGCCGGAGCCGCTTTGGGCTGACTTCTCCAGTTGCGCCAGAACGGACTAAAGACGGTGTAGGGCTGTCCCGATCCGGTAATCACTTCCCTGGGGGCGTGCATCAGCTGATCCCACAATCCCTGTACTTCAATCCCGGCTTCTCGTAGAGCCGCTGCCACGGTGCGATCGCGTTCCCGTCCGTAGGGTTCCACATCCCGATTCAGGTGAACCGCCTTTGCATTAAGTGCCTTTGCCAGTGCTGGAATTCGCTCGATCGGGTTGCCCTCCAGAATCAAAAGCTGGCTTCCCGCCTGGGTGTACTGCTGCTGTAGTTCCCGCAGGCTTTCGATCAAATAAGTGACTCTGGCAGGAGCAACATCATCGCGATCGAGAATCAGGCGATCCAGGCAAAAGACCCCTACTACTCTGGATGTTTTCTGACGTGCAGCCGCCAGTCCTACGTTGTCGAGGGTTCGCAGATCGCGACGATGCCAGAAGAGGATGAGGTCGGTCATGGAGAGGGTAAATGAGTGGATGAGTGGATGAGTGGATGAGTGGGGGAGAAGGGAGCGGGGAGAAGGTGGGAAAGGGGAGGTTTTAATTTAGATTGTGGCAGGCAGGAAAAACTCTAGCAGAAGATATAGGCGATCGGACGTTTTTGGTGAATGTTCTAAAGGAGCCAGATTAACCTAAGCTCTTAATAGACTGGTGATTTAATATCAGGGCAAGCTAGAGTCCTTCAGCCGTTTTTCAGCATAAGAAGCAAACGCCGTGTCACGATCTACCCCTACCCCGGCAATCGGTGGTGCTGTCGGAGAGTACCACTGGAACTGGAAAAAGAAATCCGTCACGATCGCCTATGAGGTGATGGGAGAAGGCAAGCCCATTTTGCTGTTGCCTGCCCTCAGCAGCGTTTCCACCCGTGCCGAAATGCGCGGCATTGCCGAACGGCTGGCGGAGCGGTATCAGGTCGTGGCGATCGACTGGCTTGGCTTTGGTGAATCTTCCCGCCCGTTTTTGAACTACACGCCTGCGGTTTATCGATCGCTGCTGCGCGACTTTGTGCGATCGATGTTTTCAGAACCTGTGGTCGTCATTGCCGCAGGACATAGCGCTGGCTATGTAATGGATTTAACCCGACAGCCCAATCCGCCCTGGTCGTGGGTTGCCCTCGTTTCTCCCACCTGGCGCGGACCCCTCCCCACGGCTTTTGGCGAGCATCGCTGGTTTTACAAGCTGCTCAAAGTCATCGTGCGTTTGCCGCTGATCGGACAGTTCCTCTACTTCCTGAATACGCTGCCGCCCTTTCTGGCACTGATGTATCGCCGCCACGTCTACGGCAACGGCAAAAACGTCACCTGGAATCTGATCCGGCAGAAATGGCGCACAACCCAGCGCTGGGGAGCCAGGCACGCCTCCGCTGCTTTTGTCACAGGCACCCTCGATCCGGTGAAAAACCGCAGCGAATTTATGGACTACTTTCAGCCCCTACCGCCCGTCCCGGTACTGATGGCGATCGGGGAACAAACACCCCCCAAATCTCGCGCCGAAATGGAAGTGCTGGCACACTTTACCGCCGTACAGGTCTACCGAATGCCCGGCTCCCTCGGACTGCACGAGGAATATCCAGAGGAATTGATAGAGGGAATTCTGCCCTTCTTAAATAAATATTTGTCCTAAGCCAAATAGTTCAAAATCCCCACGAGTGGGGGATTTAGAGGGCAGTTCAGGATCTCGGAGACTCGTTCAACCAGCCTACGAACAAACATTCTTCCCGACGCCTGACGGCAACCCTTCACAGACCTGCTGCTTGGTCAGGAAGCCATCCTTAATCACCGTATCCTGAATGTTGTTAGCATCAACCAGTTGGGGCGTAGAGAGCGAGGACGGAATTTGTCCTCCTGCCTCAGTTTTAGTCGTGGCATTGGTCAGGGAAGCGGTATCTGTGCCGTTGCTGAGCGCTCCCACAATCTGGGCTGCTGAAGACGCAATTTCAACGATCGGCTTATAGATCGTCATGCTCTGGTCGCCCGTCAGAATTGCCTGAACGTTGGAGGCATTGGCATCCTGACCTGTGACCAGCACCTTGCCGTTGAGATTTTGTGCCCGCAGTGCGGCGATCGCTCCCGTCGAAAGAATATCGCTGGCAGCATAGATTGCCTGAACGTTGTTTTTCTCGCGGGTCAGCACTCCGTCTGTAAGGGATTGCGCTCTTGCCAGGTCCCAGTTCGGCGTGAACTGATCAAATACCAGCTTTAATTCACCGCGATCGAAATAGGGCTGGAGAACTTTTAGTGCCCCTTCCCGGAACTGGAGAGCATTGTTATCCGTGCGGGAACCGTTCAGCATTGCCACGTTGGAGCCGCGCTTCAGCCCATATTTGCCCTGCTTGTACTGGTCGATAATGTACTGCCCCTGCATTTCGCCGACGCGCACGTTATCAAAGGAAACGTAGTAGGCAAGGTCGTTATCCTGAATCAGTCGATCGTAGGCAATTACCGGAACACCCGTGCTTTTTGCCGACTGGACGATCGCCCCTGCTTTTTGACTATCGTTAGCACCAATCACAAGAATGCAGGCACCTCGCGTCAGGGCAGATTCTGCCTGGTTCTGCTGAGTATCGGCGTTGTTGTTGGCGTTGGCGTACTGAATCTGGGCATCCGGGAGGACTTTCTTAATTTCCTGTTCCAGAAGCGGACGATCGTAGCTCTCCCACCGGGTTGAGGTATCGGTTTCGGGCAGCAAAACTCCAATATTCTTACAGCCTCTTGCCGCAGGAAAAGCCGTAGATGCGTTCGTTGTAGCGTTGTTTTGATCCTGCGCTGAATTAGAAGAATTGTTTGCCGTTCTAGTACAAGCAGTAATCAGATTGAAAAAAATGAAACTACCCAGAAAAAAAGCGAAAAATCTACTCAAAGACGAATGTTTTGTAGACATGATTGTAATGGATTGAAGCGGCGTGTTAGTTCTGTAACCCACGAAATTCGATCGAGCGTTCTACCGTGCAAACAGGATGCAAAATGAGCCATGCAGCGGACTGAGTCTGAAAGCCCTCGTGCGTGAAGACCCTATTGCAGACTCTGTCGAGATCCTATTGAAATGAAAAACGCTGTAAAGAACTGGAAAGGAGCAGTATTAATGAAGTGAAACGCTAATCTCTTTCTTGCTATAGAAGAATTAGAGACTCAATTCGACAGATACCATCGGCTTTGTATCATAGAAAACTTTTATTCCAAACTGTCTCAATCCTGAGGGTTATTTATTTGAAAATGATTCCCTGATGCAGGCTCTTTAGGGATGTATTAAAGGAGACGTATTAAGACGTATTAAAGGGGATGTATTAGGAAGATGCCCTGATGAGACTTAACCCGGAAACTTTCTGGGGGAGCTTTCTCAAGGGACGCTTTCAGAAATCCTCCTAACCCCGCCAGGAGAGGAAGACCTTACTCTCAAGCCACCGCTGCACATTTTTCTATCACCAGTTCATATAGGCATTACAGGACGGTTACTTTTTTGTCGCTTTCACCAGAATGTGGTTTCACCCTCTTGTTGGGGAATACTGAGAGAGTTGAAAATAGCAACAGCACAATAGCTGAACCCCCACAGCGAACTTTCTGGATAGGGACTTTCATGGCTGCTTTTCATAAACGCTCTCGTTCAATTCATATAGGAGTCAGAGCAAAGCCGTACCCTGCTCAGGACAGCGGTTCGCCCCTATTTCCAGAAAATCAAAAACCAGAAAATCAAAAACCAGAAAATCAGCAGAAGGCAGGGAGCGTTGATCGATCGCGCAACTTTAGTTCAGGTCAGACTACAGGCTGGTTGCTGGTCAGTGCGGTTGCAGGACTCATGCTCTTTCCGATTTCAGCCAGAGCGCAGTCCCAGGAACAGCAGCCCCAACCTATCATTTCCCAACCTGTCATTTCCCAACCTGTCATTTCCCAAATTACCATTCCTCAGCAGCGAGTCCAAACCCTTGCTTTACCGCTCGCAGGGGGGGTGCTGGGATATCTCAGCGGGGTAGCGATCGTTCTATTTCGGGCGCGTCGGCGTTCTCTCCAGACCCAGAATGGACAGGAGAACGAGCAAAAGCAAAAGCAAGAGCAAAAAGAAGAGCAGAAGCAAGGACAAAAAGAAGGGCAAAAGGACGAGGAACTGCAAAACTCCGCTGCTCAGTCAACGGCTGATTCTCCCCTTAGCCCGTTATTCCCCCAAGATTTACTCTCCCCCTTGAGTGAGGAAGCCTCCCTGGAGCTGCGCGATCGTGCCATTGCCACTAGCCCCAACGGAATTGTGATCAGCGACGCTCGTTTGCCGGGAATGCCAGTCGTTTATACTAATGCTGCCTTTGAACGAATTACCGGATATCAAGCAAGCGAGATTATTGGGCGTAACTGTCGCTTTTTGCAGAAGGAAGACAGACAGCAACCTCAGCTCGACCTGCTGCGAACCGCTATCCAGAATGGGGAAAGCTGTACAGTCACCCTGCGGAACTATCGCAAAGACGGCACTCTGTTCTGGAATGAGCTAACCATTTCGCCCATCTACGATGAAACGGGGGTTCTTAGCCATTTTGTCGGCATTCAGATGGATGTCAGCAAGCGGGTATTTGCAGAAGAAACCCTGCGAGAAACCACATCCCGGCTCTCTGCGCTGATTCGGAATTTGCAGGCAGGCGTTCTGGTGGAAGATGAGTACGGCGAGATTGTGCTAGCCAACGAGCAGTTTTGCCAGATGTTTGGGATGCCCTATTCCGCAGAGGAGCTGATCGGAGTAAACTGTTCTGCCCTGGCAGAATCTGCCAAACAAGCTTTTGCCGATCCAGAGCGCTTTACCCAGCGGATTTATCAGCTTTTGTGCGAGCGCATCACAGTTACGGCAGACGAAGTGCGATTGCTCGATGGGCGAGTGCTGGAACGGGACTATGTACCCATCTTTATTGGAGAACATTACCGGGGGCATCTCTGGCAATATCGCGATATTACGAACCGGGTTCGGGCAGAGGAGGATCGCAACCAGGCACAGCTTGCCCTGCAACGACAGCTCGATCGGACACTGCTGCTGCACCGAATCACCGAGGAAATTCGCCAGAGCCTTAACGCCAAACAGATTTTTGAAACGGCAGCGGTACAAGTGGGAAGAGCCTTTGGAGCCGATCGCTGTCTGATTCACTCCTTTGTTGAAAGTCCGGTGCCGCGCATTCCCCTCGTTGCCGAATACCTGGCTCCAGGCAATCTTTCCCTGATGATGCAGGAAGTTCCGGTGATGGGCAACCCCCACGCAGAGCGGATGATGTCCTGCGATGAACCGCTAATCTCACCCGATATTTACACCGATCCACTGCTGGTTGAAACCCGATCGCTTTGTGAACAAATTGGCTTAAAGTCCATGCTGGCGATTCGCACCTCCTACCAGGGCGTTGCCAATGGATCGATCGGACTGCACCAGTGTAGCTATTTTCGCCAGTGGACCGAGGATGAGGTGGAACTGCTGATGGCATTTGCCGCCCAGATGGGAATTGCGCTGGCGCAGGCAAAGCTGCTGGAGCAGGAAACCCAGAGCCGCGAGGAGCTAACGCTCAAAAATGCGGCGCTAGAGCAGGCTCGCCACGAAGCAGAATCCGCAAACCGGGCAAAAAGCGAGTTCCTGGCGATGATGAGTCACGAGATTCGCACGCCCATGAATGCCGTCATTGGTATGACTGGGCTGCTGCTCGACACAACCCTGACCCTCCAACAGCGGGATTTTGTTGAAACGGTGCGGGCAAGCGGCAATGCGCTCCTGACCATTATTAACGACATTCTCGACTTCTCTAAAATTGAGTCGGGCAGGCTAGAACTGGAAGAACAGCCGTTTGACCTGCGATGCTGCGTGGAAGGGGCGATCGATCTCCTGGCGCAGACCGCAGCAGAAAAAGGAATTGAACTTGCTGCGCTAATCAATCCCGAATCGCCCACCTGGATTAAAGGGGATGTAACGCGCCTGCGGCAGGTGATTGTTAATTTGCTCAGCAACGCCGTGAAATTTACGGACGAAGGAGAGGTAATTGTAATCGTCTCAGCCCGCCCTCTGGACTCGCAGCGCTACGAGATTCTGTTTGCGGTGAAAGATACCGGAGTCGGCATTGCACCAGACAAGATGGAGCGCCTGTTTAAGCCCTTCAGCCAGGCAGACAGCTCCACAACGCGCCAGTATGGAGGCACGGGCTTGGGATTGGTGATCAGCAAGCGCCTGAGCGAAATGATGGGCGGCACTCTGTGGGTCAGCAGTCGAGGAAATTTAGGCGGTGAGCCACCGGCAGATCTTCTCTCTACCCCGTTCGATTGGTTGGAGCAGCAGCATCCGTTGCCTGCTGGATTCGATCGCAGTTCCAGGCAGCCCTCTGGATCAACGTTCTATTTCACGATCGAGGCTTGCTCTACCACTAGCCCCCGCGAGGATCAATCCTTCAATGCTGTCTCCCTACTGGCGGGTAAACGGCTGCTCATTGTGGACGATAACTATGTGAACTGTCGCGTTCTTGAACTCCAAGCAAGCTCCTGGCACCTGCAAACCGAAATCGCCCGATCGGGAGCAGAAGCACTGCAACGGCTTAAGAGTGATGAGCCGTTCGATCTAGTTCTGCTTGATATGGAAATGCCGGAGATGGACGGGCTGACGCTCGCGACCAGGATTCGTCAGTTGCCTTCCCGCCAGTCGCTGCCGCTGGTGATGTTAACCTCAGTGGGCACCCCAGAATTAGACTCTCAGGCTGGGGTTAAACTCAATGCCTGTTTATGTAAACCCATTAAACAGTCCTATTTATTTGATATTCTCTGCGGTTTATTTGTCGATCGCTCTGTCTGGATGCAGTCCCTTCAGGCAACGCCGCCCAAACCGGATTTGCTAATGGCAGGACAGCGACCCCTGAGAATTTTGCTGGCAGAAGATACGGCTGTGAATCAGAAAGTAGCGCTGCTGCTGCTCAAGAAGTTAGGCTATCGGGCTGATGTTGCCAGCAACGGGCTGGAAGTCATTGAAGCTCTGCAACGGCAACCCTACGATGTGGTTCTCATGGATGTTCATATGCCCGAAATGGATGGACTGGAAGCAACTCGCCAGATCCGCCAAAACTGGGGCAGCGGTCAGTTCAGCAGTCATGGAAGGCAGCCCGAAAGCAGCGACTCAAACCTGACGACGGCTCGCCCACTTTACATCATTGCAATGACTGCAAACGCCATGCGCGGCGATCGGGATATTTGTTTAGCAGCCGGAATGGATGGCTATATTAGCAAGCCCGTCCAGCTGGAGGAACTTGCCCAGGCGCTATGGCAATGCCAGCCAGCAAATTTTGAGGAAACAGCAGCAAGAAATTCCTGACCAGAAAAAGGGAAGGCTAATAGAGCGAATACAAGGAAAATAGAAACGCTGATAGAGCTGGAAGAACCTCTGAACCTCTCACTGTACTGACCGATCTATGCAAAGTCCTCCTCCCGCACTCGACCCCGGCGCGATCGCAGAACTGCGTACTATGGCAGGCGATGAACCAACGCTGGTTTCCCAGATTATTGACTGCTATCTGCAAGAATCCCCCAGCCTGATGGCGGCAATGCGAGAAGCCGTTTCGCAGCAAAACGGGGCAGCCCTGATGCGCGCTGCACATTCCCTGAAGTCGAGCAGTCAATCCTTAGGGGCTATTAGAATGGCAGAAATCTGCCTGGAACTGGAGCAGATGGGGCGATCGGGCACTATGGCAAGCCAGGATCAGGAGATTGCGGCGGCGATGGCACAGCTTGCAGCAGAATATCACCGGGTTGAAACTGCCCTAGACCTGGAGCGCGATCGCCGGTAGACACATCCCCTGAGCGGTTCACCCAGGCGTGCGAGGTGAATCAAATCGTTGCCTCTTATACTAAAAATAAGAAGCGATCAATCGTCATTCCCCTTTCCTGAAGACGGGAAAGCAGTTTGTCTATGGCAAGCCGCATTGGATTGCGGGCATCCCTGGCTTGAAATCAAGCGCAAGCAAACTGACGATACCTGGCAAACCCGATCAAACCCATTGAACAGCAGACCTCTCCTGACCATGCTGAGCGTCTGACCCCTACTGTTCAACTTCACACCGTCGTTAATTTATTGCATGACCGTTGCTTTTGGACATTGGGACTGTCCACCGCATTTATTGAAGCAAGATTTTGAGCAAAATGCTGCAACGGCGTGAGGAGGTCTAGTTTATGAGAACGCAGAAACAGTGGTTAGAGTACAAAAAACTCGAACAAATTCCTTTAACGATCGCCGAGCATAAAGCATTAGAAGGGCGATCGACCCCCACGAAGCGGCTGAGCCAATTGCTAGAAACCGTTTGGCAACCGATTGCTAAATTGTTTGAAGCAAGCAGCGAGCCGCATATCTGGAAAACCTACGATGACAACGGCAATCCAATCTGGCATGCTTACGATCCGATCACAGGCAAAGACAGTGAATGGATTTGCGAAGAGGATGTGCGCGTCTGGCTGGAGCAACGATATTATCAGCCTGCGGTACAGCCGCCACTGACGACTCTAGAACAGAGATAGGGTGAAAAAAGTTTCTTCCCTTTCAAAGCCCCTCTCTCAGCAATGGGAGGGGGTTTTTCGCCTAAGGACAGCAATCGCAGGATAGACAAACAACAAACAAAAAAGGGGCTAAGCCCCTCCAAGTCCATGCAATTTAATTTGGAATAAATCTAGCCTTGAATTAAGCGTTGGATTAGTCTTCCAGATAAATCTTCTGACCGTTTTCTTCGATGTACATGGGCGGCTCAACCGCAAAATTATCAATCTTGCCGGATTCATCAATGACATAGCCATCGGTGGTGTGCAGCGTGCCTTCTTCCTGCTTGGCATACTCTTCTAGCTGGTGAACGTTTTGCTCGACATCCACATTAGAAGGAATTCGCGCATCGGGATCGTTGACCGCCGTTGACTGTGCCGTTTGTACGCCCCACTGATTTCCAGGCGCACCCCGACCCGGCTCCGCTTCTGTCGGATCGCCTACATTGACATCCTGATTCAGGTCTTGATTTAGGTTTTCTGCCATGATTTTTCTCCCTATTTTTTAATTGCAGCAGTCCTGCCCTGTACGGCAATATGCCTTTCTGATTTTTTTCAGAATGATGCAGAGCTGACGCGAATTTGATTCGTCATACTGTCTTATCCATCCCCAAAAGAGTACTGCGATCGGGATTGCGATCGATTCTCCCGTTTGAGATAAATTGATTCGATCGGCTACTCTCTCCCAGGTGGAGTTTCATTCCATGCGGCTTTATGGTTCCAGAATGGTAGGAATCAACACCGCATCGATTGCATGAATCACGCCGTTGTCCGTCAAAATATCCATCTGTGTCACCTGGGCGTCATTCACTTTAATCTGGTTTGCATCCTGCTCCACAAACACGATCGATCCTTCGACAGTGGGCGCTTCGTGAATTTCTGCTAAGTCATCCGATCGGACATCGCCAAACAGGACGTGATACAGCAAAACCTGCTTGAGGCGATAGGTATCCTGCATCAGGTCTTGCACAGTTTCTTCGGGCAGCTTGGCAAAGGCGTCGTCTGTGGGAGCCAGGATAGTAAAAGGTCCTTCGCCCTGTAACATTTCCTCCAGGTCAGCCGCTTTAAGAGCGCTCATAAGCTGACTAAACGAACCTGCCTGCTGCGCTGCTTCAAGAATTGCAGTCATGGATTATTCTCCTGCTCTTAAGAAAGGGTCTTCCTAAGAGATAGAAGGAATTCGACTGTTCTACATCCTTCAAAATCAGTATTCAGGCAATGCCGAATTTTTTTTACTGTTCCAGCAGGCTTTGAGCGATCGTCTGCCATTCACGATCGAGGTCTGCCGTACATTCCGGCTGTTTTGCTTTGCGGTACCAGTAGCGAGCGTTGTCCAGATCCCCTTCTCGCCGATGCAAATAGGCATGAACCCAGGCGTGATCCGGTTGAGTCTCGTCGCCTAAAAAAGTATGTGCCCGCTGCCAGCCTGCGCGCCGATCGTACCAGAGTGCCTGTAATGGAATCGAGAGCGCTATCGGGGGCTGATCTGCCTCCTGGATCGATCGAAGAAATTCCTCAAAGGTCATATTTTGGGCTTCGGTTGCTTTCTGGGCTGACTTGCAAATTAGCAAATTCCCGGCGTTATCGATCTAAATCGATCTAACCCAATGCAGCTAGCCCTATTTGGAGGCTGAGCCTGCCTTCTTTTCTGGCTGGAGTTGAAAATCGCTGCATTCAAGGGCATCCTCGGTTAGAACCGTTTCAGGACGTACCGCACAGCGAAGATAGGGATTACTGGTGAAATACTGGCACTGATAGCAGGGAAGCTTATGCGCTGCCTTCACCCGATGCCGATTGCCACCCATCAGTTTGGGCAGTCCCAGAAAAGCCGCAGTGGCGATCGACCAGACCAGGACAAAACCCACTGGCACCAGAAACAAAACGCTGTCCGATGCAGGAGAGTTGCCTGTTTGGGGAATATCTGAGGAGACATCCTGCTGCGATGCCATCTGCTGTGATGCAACCGACTGC
This is a stretch of genomic DNA from Leptolyngbya ohadii IS1. It encodes these proteins:
- a CDS encoding alpha/beta fold hydrolase, which produces MSRSTPTPAIGGAVGEYHWNWKKKSVTIAYEVMGEGKPILLLPALSSVSTRAEMRGIAERLAERYQVVAIDWLGFGESSRPFLNYTPAVYRSLLRDFVRSMFSEPVVVIAAGHSAGYVMDLTRQPNPPWSWVALVSPTWRGPLPTAFGEHRWFYKLLKVIVRLPLIGQFLYFLNTLPPFLALMYRRHVYGNGKNVTWNLIRQKWRTTQRWGARHASAAFVTGTLDPVKNRSEFMDYFQPLPPVPVLMAIGEQTPPKSRAEMEVLAHFTAVQVYRMPGSLGLHEEYPEELIEGILPFLNKYLS
- a CDS encoding sugar ABC transporter substrate-binding protein, with protein sequence MSRFFAFFLGSFIFFNLITACTRTANNSSNSAQDQNNATTNASTAFPAARGCKNIGVLLPETDTSTRWESYDRPLLEQEIKKVLPDAQIQYANANNNADTQQNQAESALTRGACILVIGANDSQKAGAIVQSAKSTGVPVIAYDRLIQDNDLAYYVSFDNVRVGEMQGQYIIDQYKQGKYGLKRGSNVAMLNGSRTDNNALQFREGALKVLQPYFDRGELKLVFDQFTPNWDLARAQSLTDGVLTREKNNVQAIYAASDILSTGAIAALRAQNLNGKVLVTGQDANASNVQAILTGDQSMTIYKPIVEIASSAAQIVGALSNGTDTASLTNATTKTEAGGQIPSSLSTPQLVDANNIQDTVIKDGFLTKQQVCEGLPSGVGKNVCS
- a CDS encoding Hpt domain-containing protein, which encodes MQSPPPALDPGAIAELRTMAGDEPTLVSQIIDCYLQESPSLMAAMREAVSQQNGAALMRAAHSLKSSSQSLGAIRMAEICLELEQMGRSGTMASQDQEIAAAMAQLAAEYHRVETALDLERDRR
- a CDS encoding response regulator, with the protein product MAAFHKRSRSIHIGVRAKPYPAQDSGSPLFPENQKPENQKPENQQKAGSVDRSRNFSSGQTTGWLLVSAVAGLMLFPISARAQSQEQQPQPIISQPVISQPVISQITIPQQRVQTLALPLAGGVLGYLSGVAIVLFRARRRSLQTQNGQENEQKQKQEQKEEQKQGQKEGQKDEELQNSAAQSTADSPLSPLFPQDLLSPLSEEASLELRDRAIATSPNGIVISDARLPGMPVVYTNAAFERITGYQASEIIGRNCRFLQKEDRQQPQLDLLRTAIQNGESCTVTLRNYRKDGTLFWNELTISPIYDETGVLSHFVGIQMDVSKRVFAEETLRETTSRLSALIRNLQAGVLVEDEYGEIVLANEQFCQMFGMPYSAEELIGVNCSALAESAKQAFADPERFTQRIYQLLCERITVTADEVRLLDGRVLERDYVPIFIGEHYRGHLWQYRDITNRVRAEEDRNQAQLALQRQLDRTLLLHRITEEIRQSLNAKQIFETAAVQVGRAFGADRCLIHSFVESPVPRIPLVAEYLAPGNLSLMMQEVPVMGNPHAERMMSCDEPLISPDIYTDPLLVETRSLCEQIGLKSMLAIRTSYQGVANGSIGLHQCSYFRQWTEDEVELLMAFAAQMGIALAQAKLLEQETQSREELTLKNAALEQARHEAESANRAKSEFLAMMSHEIRTPMNAVIGMTGLLLDTTLTLQQRDFVETVRASGNALLTIINDILDFSKIESGRLELEEQPFDLRCCVEGAIDLLAQTAAEKGIELAALINPESPTWIKGDVTRLRQVIVNLLSNAVKFTDEGEVIVIVSARPLDSQRYEILFAVKDTGVGIAPDKMERLFKPFSQADSSTTRQYGGTGLGLVISKRLSEMMGGTLWVSSRGNLGGEPPADLLSTPFDWLEQQHPLPAGFDRSSRQPSGSTFYFTIEACSTTSPREDQSFNAVSLLAGKRLLIVDDNYVNCRVLELQASSWHLQTEIARSGAEALQRLKSDEPFDLVLLDMEMPEMDGLTLATRIRQLPSRQSLPLVMLTSVGTPELDSQAGVKLNACLCKPIKQSYLFDILCGLFVDRSVWMQSLQATPPKPDLLMAGQRPLRILLAEDTAVNQKVALLLLKKLGYRADVASNGLEVIEALQRQPYDVVLMDVHMPEMDGLEATRQIRQNWGSGQFSSHGRQPESSDSNLTTARPLYIIAMTANAMRGDRDICLAAGMDGYISKPVQLEELAQALWQCQPANFEETAARNS
- a CDS encoding FAD-binding domain-containing protein; the protein is MTDLILFWHRRDLRTLDNVGLAAARQKTSRVVGVFCLDRLILDRDDVAPARVTYLIESLRELQQQYTQAGSQLLILEGNPIERIPALAKALNAKAVHLNRDVEPYGRERDRTVAAALREAGIEVQGLWDQLMHAPREVITGSGQPYTVFSPFWRNWRSQPKAAPALNLEGAQGLTEAEQQAAQTVGTIALPTAKELGFVWDVDVLPLAPGTSAAVARLEEFCHDSLTEYGEQRNFPSVRGTSQLSAALKFGTIGIRTVWEATERVYADSRSDETRENVQSWQQELAWREFYQHAMYSFPELAEGAYRDSFKNFPWENRDDYFQAWCEGRTGYPIVDAAMRQMNTIGWMHNRCRMIVASFLVKDLLVDPRLGEKYFMQKLVDGDLSANNGGWQWTASSGMDPKPLRIFNPASQAQKFDPEAEYIREYLPELRSIDTGELVTGKIGSYDRQRSGYPAPIVDHKVQQNRFKQIYQQQKEVTALS
- a CDS encoding LysR family transcriptional regulator, translating into MGSQRHQLKLSQLQMLIAVANCGSFSEAALQLQMSQSAISHAISTLEEDLGVSLFSRGRYGAILTPVGEQVVDRARQIFYLIDDIQKQADLSKGLRGGQVRISAFRSAATHILPEAIAEFCRCYPAVAVRIAEYDDRDDVEDDLREGRADIGITYLPTGEEFETWELMRDEFVVLLPPEFRSSGKLSWDELSNFALIMAPDGDGCDAMVYAHGAKYGATLNPTYQVRSDSTIVSMVAKGLGAAISPRLAAEPIPAGVQVYSLPVPLFRTISIAILKKSLLTPPAFALLDLLKSKALMGIY